In a genomic window of Amycolatopsis japonica:
- a CDS encoding sensor histidine kinase, with product MRDISGSLARQACAVAAVCLIADAGLFLIAGPPLSLGWQAWVLLIGGILANAALAGPSRYSGWVSAAHGALLAAAPLLLFPYDHYLQATNAGVLIAGYRAGAWLATKPAVAALVTMLAGLVACNLIPVDRGDRDWRLLVIDVGVSGLLPWMVGRYTTARRAYIADLQRAEEQRQQHEAEAVRRAVVEERTTIARDLHDVISHHVSAIGVHAGAARLGLPEGEPAVRRSLSAVESSSRAAMADLRRLLDLLHGKENGAVQRQPGLDNLDELLDNLRTAGLPARLTSHGGPRELPGSVDIALYRIAQEALTNALRHGDGGIVEIDLAYRQTEVLLTITNEIGRPNASAESTKRGLAGIRQRVALFGGQAECGPLDDGRHWRVRVGFPLEAQ from the coding sequence GTGCGGGACATCAGCGGTTCGTTGGCGAGGCAGGCGTGCGCGGTCGCGGCCGTCTGCCTGATCGCCGACGCCGGGCTGTTCCTCATCGCCGGTCCGCCGCTCTCACTGGGCTGGCAGGCTTGGGTTCTCCTGATCGGCGGCATCCTCGCGAACGCCGCGCTCGCCGGGCCTTCGCGGTATTCCGGCTGGGTTTCCGCCGCGCACGGCGCGTTGCTGGCCGCCGCGCCGCTCCTGCTGTTCCCGTACGACCATTACCTGCAGGCCACCAACGCCGGCGTGCTGATCGCGGGTTACCGCGCGGGCGCCTGGCTCGCGACCAAACCCGCGGTGGCCGCCCTGGTGACGATGCTCGCCGGGCTCGTCGCCTGCAACCTCATCCCGGTCGACCGCGGCGACCGGGATTGGCGCCTGCTGGTCATCGACGTCGGCGTGAGCGGTTTGCTGCCGTGGATGGTCGGCCGCTACACGACCGCGCGGCGCGCGTACATCGCCGATCTCCAGCGCGCGGAGGAACAACGGCAGCAGCACGAAGCCGAGGCCGTCCGCCGAGCCGTCGTCGAAGAACGCACGACGATCGCCCGCGATCTGCACGACGTGATCTCCCACCACGTCAGCGCGATCGGCGTGCACGCCGGTGCCGCACGGCTCGGGCTGCCGGAGGGCGAACCCGCCGTCCGGCGTTCGCTCTCCGCCGTCGAATCGTCGAGCCGGGCCGCGATGGCCGACCTGCGGCGTCTGCTGGATCTGTTGCACGGCAAGGAGAACGGTGCCGTGCAGCGACAGCCGGGGCTGGACAACCTCGACGAACTGCTCGACAACCTCCGCACCGCCGGGCTGCCCGCGCGGCTGACCAGTCACGGCGGACCGCGCGAACTCCCGGGTTCGGTGGACATCGCGTTGTACCGCATCGCGCAGGAGGCGCTGACGAACGCGCTCCGGCACGGGGACGGTGGGATCGTCGAGATCGACCTCGCCTACCGGCAGACGGAAGTACTCCTCACGATCACCAACGAGATCGGCCGCCCGAACGCGTCGGCCGAGTCGACGAAACGCGGTCTCGCCGGGATCAGGCAGCGGGTCGCGTTGTTCGGCGGACAGGCCGAATGCGGACCGCTCGACGACGGGCGGCACTGGCGGGTTCGAGTCGGTTTTCCTTTGGAGGCACAGTGA
- a CDS encoding response regulator: MIRVLLADDHAMFRSGMRAVLDTQADFECVGEAADGREAVAQAASLRPDVAVLDVRMPKLDGLAATEAIMSAPGNDTRVLVLTTYDSDEYVYRALRAGASGFLLKSLAPEELVSAMRVAARGDALIDPTVTRRLVSTFATSIEPAAAEPAELERLTSREREVLLLVADASSNAEIAVRLHVGEETVKTHVSRILAKLGLRDRVHAVVYAYRNGLVGN, translated from the coding sequence GTGATCCGGGTTCTGCTGGCCGATGACCACGCGATGTTCCGGTCCGGGATGCGCGCGGTGCTCGACACCCAGGCGGACTTCGAATGCGTCGGCGAGGCGGCGGACGGGCGCGAAGCCGTCGCGCAGGCGGCCTCGCTGCGGCCGGACGTCGCCGTCCTCGACGTCCGGATGCCCAAATTGGACGGTCTGGCCGCGACCGAGGCGATCATGTCCGCGCCCGGCAACGACACCCGGGTCCTCGTGCTGACGACGTATGACTCCGACGAGTACGTGTATCGCGCGCTTCGCGCCGGTGCGAGCGGGTTCCTGCTGAAGAGCCTCGCGCCCGAAGAACTCGTCTCGGCCATGCGGGTGGCCGCGCGCGGCGACGCGCTGATCGACCCGACGGTGACCCGGCGGCTGGTGTCGACCTTCGCCACCAGCATCGAACCGGCGGCCGCCGAACCGGCCGAACTCGAACGGCTCACCTCACGCGAACGCGAAGTCCTCCTGCTCGTCGCCGACGCCTCCAGCAACGCGGAGATCGCCGTGCGCCTGCATGTGGGCGAGGAGACGGTGAAGACCCACGTCTCGCGGATCCTGGCGAAGCTCGGGCTGCGGGACAGGGTGCACGCCGTCGTCTACGCCTATCGCAACGGCTTGGTGGGGAACTGA
- a CDS encoding nitroreductase family deazaflavin-dependent oxidoreductase yields MTTNAAATTGAAPETAAIRYVKPAKATNAFNEFVLKLTKLGVSVLGSRVLSVRGRKSGEPRSVPVNLLKLDGERYLVAPRGVTQWVRNLRVAGEGQLSVGRRTETFTYTELADHEKPEILRAYLKRWKFEVGVFFDGVDAKASDEKLLEIAPGYPIFKIV; encoded by the coding sequence ATGACCACCAACGCCGCCGCCACCACCGGAGCCGCCCCGGAGACCGCCGCGATCCGCTACGTCAAGCCGGCCAAGGCGACCAACGCGTTCAACGAGTTCGTGCTCAAGCTGACGAAGCTCGGCGTCAGCGTCCTGGGCAGCCGGGTGCTCTCGGTCCGCGGTCGCAAGAGCGGCGAACCGCGCTCCGTCCCGGTCAACCTGCTGAAGCTGGACGGCGAGCGCTACCTGGTCGCTCCGCGCGGTGTCACGCAGTGGGTGCGGAACCTGCGCGTCGCCGGTGAGGGGCAGCTCAGCGTCGGACGCCGCACCGAGACGTTCACCTACACCGAACTCGCCGACCACGAGAAGCCCGAGATCCTGCGCGCGTACCTCAAGCGCTGGAAGTTCGAGGTCGGGGTGTTCTTCGACGGTGTCGACGCGAAGGCGTCGGACGAGAAGCTGCTGGAGATCGCGCCCGGCTACCCGATCTTCAAGATCGTCTGA
- a CDS encoding TetR/AcrR family transcriptional regulator — protein MAATQTARERARAELTREIKDEARRQLAEVGALGLSLRAVARELGMVSSALYRYFSSREELLTALIVDAYNAVGEAAEAADDPKKAPLERWVSIWHAVRAWAKAHPHEYALIYGSPIPGYQAPQDTVAPAGRVAFALVAVLRDANLRVETEVGEMPVELLHQLDALTEILKVNLGPETASRLIMAWTQLFGMINFELFGQYVGSVDPADAFFAHGVRQMAEFTGIKMTG, from the coding sequence ATGGCCGCCACTCAGACCGCGCGCGAACGTGCCCGCGCCGAACTCACCCGTGAGATCAAGGACGAAGCCCGCCGCCAGCTCGCCGAAGTCGGCGCGCTCGGCCTCTCCCTCCGCGCGGTCGCGCGCGAGCTGGGCATGGTGTCGTCCGCGCTCTACCGGTACTTCTCCAGCCGCGAGGAGCTGCTGACCGCCCTGATCGTCGACGCCTACAACGCCGTCGGAGAAGCCGCGGAGGCCGCAGACGACCCGAAGAAGGCCCCGCTGGAACGGTGGGTGTCGATCTGGCACGCGGTCCGCGCCTGGGCGAAGGCGCATCCACACGAGTACGCGCTGATCTACGGTTCGCCGATCCCCGGCTACCAGGCCCCGCAGGACACCGTCGCCCCCGCCGGCCGGGTGGCCTTCGCGCTGGTCGCGGTCCTGCGCGACGCGAACCTCCGGGTCGAGACCGAGGTCGGCGAGATGCCGGTCGAGCTGCTGCACCAGCTCGACGCGCTGACCGAAATCCTCAAGGTCAACCTGGGCCCCGAGACCGCCTCTCGGCTGATCATGGCCTGGACCCAGCTGTTCGGAATGATCAACTTCGAGCTGTTCGGCCAGTACGTCGGCTCCGTCGACCCGGCGGACGCCTTCTTCGCGCACGGGGTCCGTCAGATGGCCGAGTTCACCGGGATCAAGATGACCGGCTGA
- a CDS encoding TetR/AcrR family transcriptional regulator — MTAKRLTREESREQTRQRLLAAAAELFSERGVNGTSVEQIAERAGFTRGAFYGNFDGKHELVVELLRRRTQREAEEVAALRDGVGSFAEMMDRLRAWNVERAEHLAGWLTLRTELALYALRNPDARPLVGEGEKSTRALLETSIRTELAARGAEPPADPAFLALILHALEDGLLLQRFLSPEGTGDEDVVDAVQLLMRSWTALSRSS, encoded by the coding sequence GTGACGGCGAAACGCTTGACGCGGGAGGAGAGCCGCGAGCAGACCAGGCAGCGCCTGCTCGCGGCGGCCGCCGAGCTGTTCTCCGAACGCGGGGTCAACGGCACGTCCGTCGAGCAGATCGCCGAGCGGGCGGGTTTCACGCGCGGCGCCTTCTACGGCAACTTCGACGGCAAACACGAGCTGGTCGTCGAGTTGCTGCGCCGCCGCACCCAGCGCGAGGCCGAGGAGGTCGCCGCGTTGCGTGACGGCGTCGGGTCCTTCGCCGAGATGATGGACCGGTTGCGCGCCTGGAACGTCGAGCGCGCCGAACACCTCGCCGGCTGGCTGACGCTGCGCACCGAGCTGGCCCTCTACGCGTTGCGGAATCCCGATGCCCGCCCGCTCGTCGGCGAAGGCGAGAAGTCGACAAGGGCACTGCTGGAGACTTCGATCCGGACCGAACTCGCCGCGCGGGGCGCGGAACCGCCCGCCGATCCGGCCTTCCTCGCGCTGATCCTGCACGCGCTCGAGGACGGTCTCCTGCTGCAGCGCTTCCTCAGCCCGGAGGGAACCGGCGACGAGGACGTCGTGGACGCCGTCCAGCTGCTGATGCGCTCGTGGACCGCGCTCAGCCGGTCATCTTGA
- a CDS encoding 3-hydroxyacyl-CoA dehydrogenase has translation MEKWAEQVGRIRVIGTGVMGRGIVQLAVTAGLEVELADARPEAVGEAIDHVGAMLGKLASKGKITEEAAESAKGRLIAAEGPLAPADGVDLVVEAVREDLEIKRALFAELERVCGPDTVFATNTSSLSVTEIGAALTDPGRLLGLHFFNPVPLMRLVEVVPGARTAAWLPPAMTELVRGWGHEPVLARDAPGFLVNHAGRGLGTEALQILSEGIASPAEVDRVARDVLGLKLGPFELLDLTGLDVSHAVLESIWSGFHGEPRLRPSWLTRPRVAAGLFGRKNGEGFYSYVDGQQQVEPEPAAPEAPSTPVWVDDERLGTLLSAAGIQVVHSAYPDTVLIVSPIGASTVDTALAAGLPPERVVGVDPLGGYGKRLTLSVHPALDPAAGRTAWGALAATGLPVTVVRDGPAPIAQRLLASIVNTACFIAGQRLATPEDIDTAVRLGLGYPRGPLTWGDEAGADLVLRVLRGLVASTGDQRYRPSAWLTERVALGLPLTSTGTSPADLLR, from the coding sequence GTGGAGAAGTGGGCGGAGCAGGTCGGCAGGATCCGGGTCATCGGAACCGGGGTGATGGGCCGGGGCATCGTCCAGCTCGCCGTGACGGCGGGGCTCGAGGTCGAGCTCGCCGACGCCCGGCCCGAGGCGGTCGGCGAGGCCATCGACCACGTCGGCGCGATGCTGGGCAAGCTCGCCTCGAAGGGCAAGATCACCGAGGAGGCCGCCGAGTCGGCGAAGGGCAGGCTGATCGCGGCCGAGGGCCCGCTGGCCCCCGCCGACGGCGTCGATCTCGTCGTCGAAGCGGTCCGCGAGGATCTGGAGATCAAACGCGCGCTGTTCGCCGAGCTGGAACGCGTGTGCGGCCCGGACACCGTGTTCGCCACCAACACCAGCTCGCTCTCGGTCACCGAGATCGGTGCCGCGCTGACCGATCCCGGCCGGTTGCTCGGCCTCCACTTCTTCAACCCGGTCCCGCTGATGCGGCTGGTCGAGGTCGTGCCCGGCGCGCGGACCGCCGCGTGGCTGCCGCCCGCCATGACCGAACTCGTCCGCGGCTGGGGACACGAACCGGTCCTCGCCCGCGACGCACCGGGGTTCCTGGTCAACCACGCCGGCCGCGGGCTCGGCACCGAGGCGCTGCAGATCCTCTCCGAAGGGATCGCGAGCCCGGCCGAAGTGGACCGTGTCGCCCGTGACGTGCTCGGCCTGAAACTCGGCCCGTTCGAACTGCTCGACCTCACCGGTCTCGACGTCTCGCACGCCGTGCTCGAAAGCATCTGGAGCGGCTTCCACGGCGAACCGCGGTTGCGGCCGTCGTGGCTGACGCGCCCCCGCGTCGCCGCCGGGCTCTTCGGCCGCAAGAACGGTGAAGGCTTCTACAGCTATGTCGACGGGCAACAACAGGTCGAGCCGGAACCGGCCGCGCCGGAGGCCCCGAGCACTCCGGTATGGGTCGACGACGAACGCCTCGGCACGCTGCTCTCGGCGGCGGGTATCCAGGTGGTGCACTCCGCCTACCCGGACACGGTCCTGATCGTCAGCCCGATCGGTGCGTCCACTGTGGACACCGCGCTCGCGGCGGGTCTCCCGCCGGAACGGGTCGTCGGCGTCGATCCCCTCGGCGGCTACGGGAAACGTCTGACACTCTCGGTCCACCCCGCGCTCGACCCGGCCGCCGGCCGCACCGCTTGGGGCGCGCTCGCCGCGACCGGACTGCCGGTGACCGTGGTCCGCGACGGCCCCGCTCCGATCGCGCAGCGGCTGCTCGCGTCGATCGTCAACACCGCCTGTTTCATCGCCGGGCAACGCCTCGCGACGCCGGAGGACATCGACACCGCCGTCCGCCTCGGCCTCGGCTACCCGCGCGGGCCGTTGACCTGGGGCGACGAAGCGGGCGCGGATCTCGTGCTGCGAGTGCTACGCGGTCTCGTCGCGAGCACGGGCGACCAGCGCTACCGGCCGAGCGCCTGGCTCACCGAACGCGTCGCGCTCGGCCTGCCGCTGACGTCGACGGGCACGTCACCGGCGGACCTCCTGCGCTGA
- a CDS encoding FtsK/SpoIIIE domain-containing protein: protein MGSKASEQRNRVATALERVRHQIGLVLGAAAGARQAAEAELAKLQLEQHIVRVGMNNSTSEQYTEWSRHPAANEVFGLLGSVRGQFYADWEAGPNALRELVANNAPGPASQQPGNWLGRVGGNPGITAPGLWRVGSATVPGQDVPRTFDVAVPLLDESHLSITSAPKTRAAVDGIVQNLLMRILSTFEPGAVRIHLWDVGQLTAILPDLYPLSRTSALTLYDPGRLEDLLDELAGHIRRIHATGMQAGHTSLREIRRASGQRVEPFRVAVLYGNGETLEPERARELKRVATGALAAGICLILIDVPTMLSTSVESLSLHDERHATSSMTGPDLMVDLDPPMPSGQVIRAAGRIAEALIAKQGGPRAFADLLPTELGKESSARELRAPVGFFEGEAVEVVIGDASPHVLIGGPSGSGKTNFLYSLLGSLAARYSPDELALYLLDFKEGVSFAGLAPGRRDASWLPHAKLIGVNVNTDREFGLALLRYLADELRRRSAAAKLHEVTNLADLREQDPGGHWPRIVAVIDEFQYLFAGRDGVTATATQLLEDIARRGRSQGIHLVLASQDVAGIEAFWGKPAVFEQCTLRIAMPKARRVLSETNNAAVSAPKWHAVINHDSGVAHGNQLAHVPDASSKDVFNKLQHRLWEQYSESFKRPRLFDGAHSPVLEQFPAFTDLKPTDKPRALLGQSIDVDEAACGVELPKAPGRNVAVLGAATAEALSIMDSAARSLARQYHRETVEFVLSCPIEASVPAVAELAERLRAEGHQATLVDDLPARVIDIAENLSSLDKVRVLLLYGVDASIPALEAKAPGQLKSGLDQLRVLLKQGPTHGVHTIGWWRSIARLKDTLGFAGTDDIGSWAALDVQGNELSPFAAGQVVHWSPRPGRALFFDRTTHGAPEVIIPFQRPEGLLDG from the coding sequence ATGGGCAGCAAAGCGAGTGAACAGCGCAATCGCGTCGCCACGGCGCTCGAGCGGGTCCGGCACCAGATCGGGCTCGTCCTCGGCGCCGCCGCCGGCGCCCGTCAGGCCGCCGAGGCGGAACTGGCCAAACTGCAGCTGGAACAGCACATCGTCCGGGTGGGGATGAACAACTCCACCTCGGAGCAGTACACCGAATGGTCGCGGCATCCCGCCGCGAACGAGGTGTTCGGCCTGCTGGGCAGCGTGCGCGGCCAGTTCTACGCCGACTGGGAAGCGGGCCCGAACGCGTTGCGCGAACTCGTCGCGAACAACGCGCCGGGGCCCGCGAGCCAGCAACCGGGCAACTGGCTCGGCCGCGTCGGCGGGAATCCCGGCATCACCGCGCCCGGGCTGTGGCGCGTCGGCTCGGCGACCGTGCCGGGCCAGGACGTCCCGCGCACCTTCGACGTCGCGGTCCCCTTGCTCGACGAGTCGCATCTGTCCATCACGTCGGCACCGAAGACCAGGGCCGCGGTGGACGGCATCGTGCAGAACCTGCTGATGCGGATCCTGAGCACGTTCGAACCCGGCGCGGTGCGCATCCATCTGTGGGACGTCGGGCAGCTGACCGCGATCCTCCCCGACCTGTATCCGCTGAGCCGCACCAGCGCGCTCACTCTGTACGACCCAGGACGGCTCGAGGACCTCCTCGACGAACTGGCCGGGCACATCCGCCGCATCCACGCGACCGGGATGCAGGCGGGGCACACGTCGCTGCGGGAGATCCGGCGGGCGAGCGGCCAGCGCGTCGAACCGTTCCGTGTCGCGGTGCTCTACGGCAACGGCGAAACCCTCGAACCGGAGCGCGCCCGCGAACTGAAACGGGTCGCCACCGGGGCGCTGGCGGCGGGGATCTGCTTGATCCTGATCGACGTGCCGACCATGCTGTCGACGTCGGTCGAATCGCTGAGCCTGCACGACGAACGGCACGCGACGAGCAGCATGACCGGCCCCGACCTGATGGTCGACCTCGATCCGCCGATGCCGTCCGGGCAGGTCATCCGCGCCGCCGGGCGGATCGCCGAGGCGCTGATCGCCAAACAGGGCGGGCCGCGCGCGTTCGCCGACCTCCTGCCCACCGAACTGGGCAAGGAGAGCTCGGCGCGGGAACTGCGGGCTCCGGTCGGGTTCTTCGAGGGCGAGGCGGTGGAGGTCGTCATCGGCGACGCCAGCCCGCACGTGCTCATCGGCGGGCCGAGCGGTTCGGGGAAGACGAACTTTCTGTATTCGCTGCTCGGCAGCCTCGCGGCGCGGTACTCGCCGGACGAACTCGCGCTGTACCTGCTGGACTTCAAGGAAGGCGTGTCGTTCGCCGGGCTCGCGCCGGGGCGGCGGGACGCCAGCTGGCTGCCACACGCCAAACTCATCGGGGTCAACGTCAACACCGACCGCGAGTTCGGCCTGGCGCTGCTGCGATACCTCGCCGACGAGCTGCGCCGCCGGTCGGCCGCCGCGAAACTGCACGAGGTCACCAATCTCGCGGACCTGCGCGAGCAGGACCCCGGCGGGCACTGGCCGCGGATCGTCGCGGTGATCGACGAATTCCAGTACCTGTTCGCCGGCCGCGACGGCGTGACGGCGACCGCGACACAACTGCTGGAGGACATCGCGCGGCGAGGCCGGTCTCAGGGCATCCACCTGGTGCTGGCGAGCCAGGACGTCGCCGGGATCGAGGCCTTCTGGGGCAAACCTGCGGTGTTCGAGCAGTGCACGCTGCGGATCGCCATGCCGAAGGCGCGGCGGGTGTTGTCCGAGACCAACAACGCGGCCGTCTCCGCGCCGAAGTGGCACGCGGTGATCAACCACGATTCCGGTGTGGCGCACGGGAACCAGCTCGCGCACGTCCCGGACGCGAGCAGCAAGGACGTCTTCAACAAGCTGCAGCACCGGCTCTGGGAGCAGTACTCGGAGTCGTTCAAGCGGCCCCGGTTGTTCGACGGCGCGCATTCCCCGGTGCTGGAACAGTTCCCGGCGTTCACCGATCTGAAGCCGACGGACAAACCGCGGGCGTTGCTCGGCCAGTCCATCGACGTCGACGAGGCCGCCTGCGGGGTCGAACTGCCGAAGGCACCAGGGCGGAACGTCGCCGTCCTCGGCGCGGCCACGGCGGAAGCACTGTCCATCATGGACTCCGCCGCACGTTCGCTGGCCCGCCAGTATCACCGCGAGACAGTGGAGTTCGTGCTCTCGTGCCCCATCGAGGCGTCCGTCCCCGCCGTGGCCGAACTGGCCGAGCGCCTGCGCGCGGAGGGACACCAGGCGACCCTGGTCGACGATCTTCCCGCCCGGGTAATCGATATCGCGGAGAATCTGTCCTCTTTGGACAAAGTGCGGGTGTTGCTGCTGTACGGCGTCGACGCGTCGATCCCCGCCCTGGAGGCGAAGGCGCCCGGACAGCTCAAGAGCGGTCTGGATCAGTTGCGGGTGCTGCTGAAGCAGGGCCCGACGCACGGAGTCCACACCATCGGCTGGTGGCGCAGCATCGCCCGGCTGAAGGACACGCTCGGTTTCGCGGGCACCGACGACATCGGATCCTGGGCGGCGTTGGACGTCCAGGGCAACGAACTGTCGCCGTTCGCCGCCGGGCAGGTGGTGCACTGGTCACCGCGGCCGGGCCGCGCGCTGTTCTTCGACCGCACCACGCACGGCGCCCCTGAGGTGATCATCCCGTTCCAGCGTCCGGAAGGGCTTCTCGATGGATGA
- a CDS encoding PP2C family protein-serine/threonine phosphatase, producing the protein MRYTLRYAAGSDVGRRRQVNQDSVYASARMLAVADGIGGQPHGEVASAAAVGVLSRLDTDLRGFDLADVDLVEVLTGGLRTIDDRLAATAEQEPETRGMGTTLTALLFDGSHFTAAHIGDSKGYLLRGGTLQRFTRDHTLAQALADDGRIDPSEVEGHPRGSLLMKALLSTGSGEADIWTFDAVPGDRLLLCSDGLTATVVETVIKDVLGTFQDPADTVPRLIDLANEGGGPDNITCVVADVLAPAAA; encoded by the coding sequence ATGAGGTACACCCTTCGGTACGCCGCCGGCTCGGACGTCGGACGGCGCCGCCAGGTCAACCAGGACTCGGTCTACGCCAGCGCCAGGATGCTGGCGGTCGCCGACGGCATCGGCGGGCAGCCGCACGGCGAAGTGGCCAGCGCCGCGGCGGTCGGCGTCCTGTCCCGGCTCGACACGGACCTCCGCGGCTTCGACCTCGCGGACGTCGACCTGGTCGAGGTGCTCACCGGCGGCCTCCGCACCATCGACGACCGGCTCGCCGCGACGGCCGAGCAGGAGCCCGAGACGCGGGGCATGGGCACCACACTGACCGCCCTGCTGTTCGACGGCTCGCATTTCACGGCCGCCCACATCGGCGACTCGAAGGGCTACCTCCTCCGCGGCGGGACGCTTCAGCGCTTCACCCGCGACCACACGCTCGCCCAAGCCCTCGCCGACGACGGCCGCATCGACCCGTCAGAGGTCGAAGGACACCCCCGCGGCTCGCTGTTGATGAAGGCACTCCTGAGCACCGGCAGCGGCGAAGCGGACATCTGGACCTTCGACGCCGTCCCCGGCGACCGTCTCCTGCTGTGCTCGGACGGGTTAACGGCAACGGTTGTCGAAACCGTTATCAAGGACGTCCTCGGCACCTTCCAAGATCCCGCCGACACCGTCCCGAGGCTGATCGACCTGGCCAACGAAGGCGGCGGACCGGACAACATCACCTGCGTCGTGGCCGACGTCCTCGCCCCCGCGGCCGCCTGA
- a CDS encoding N-6 DNA methylase, protein MEEQATVTAADIARIAGVGRAAVSNWRRRYGDFPPPVGGTALSPLFSLFAVESWLRERGKPVEISLGDRVWQRLRNLGDDLALGDRVGRVGSYLSRRGVWSVSPRYDDAELLGLLDRFAEERGAREAYEFLCERYVEAHSRQLSVTPEPVATLMSRLIGPEPGVVLDPACGLGTLLLASGGTRLLGQVDDPATSCIAAHRLLLAGADMEMYGADALSMDSYEGVLADAVVCDPPFNEREWGYDELIGDPRWVYGQPPRGEPELAWVQHCLAHVKPGGLVAIRMPPAAAGRRTGRRIRGNLLRAGALRAVVTVGGADLWLLRRPESGERPPSRLLLTTDPSTVEGYLRGADVPGTVRIIDLLDEEIDLSPVRHQARGEHAGEAFLEALKRFEGVRPEPPSLVVSDEKPSYVTLGELLKSGVLTVPESVEEGDVVASPAVPAYVHNGETFTAEPTMSKYRTDPERLDAAFLAGCLRAAGQIAPTSSTRIDLKRTRIPRLPIETQRAHGAAFTRLAAFEDALREAAESGLELVRLGLAGLTEGQLKPEN, encoded by the coding sequence ATGGAGGAGCAAGCCACCGTCACCGCGGCGGACATCGCGCGCATCGCCGGAGTCGGCCGCGCCGCCGTCAGCAACTGGCGTCGACGTTACGGCGATTTTCCGCCGCCTGTCGGCGGGACGGCGTTGAGCCCCCTCTTTTCCCTGTTCGCCGTCGAAAGCTGGCTGCGTGAGCGGGGAAAACCGGTCGAGATCTCGCTCGGCGACCGGGTCTGGCAGCGGCTGCGGAACCTCGGCGACGACCTGGCGCTCGGCGACCGCGTCGGCCGGGTGGGGTCGTATCTCTCGCGTCGAGGCGTGTGGAGCGTCTCGCCGCGCTACGACGACGCGGAACTGCTCGGACTGCTGGACCGCTTCGCCGAGGAGCGAGGAGCCCGCGAGGCCTACGAGTTCCTGTGCGAACGCTACGTCGAGGCGCACTCGCGCCAGCTGTCCGTCACGCCGGAACCGGTGGCGACGTTGATGTCCCGGCTCATCGGCCCCGAACCCGGTGTCGTGCTCGATCCCGCGTGCGGGCTCGGGACGCTGCTGCTGGCCTCCGGCGGGACCCGGCTGCTCGGCCAGGTCGACGATCCGGCGACCTCGTGCATCGCCGCGCATCGGCTCCTGCTCGCGGGGGCGGACATGGAGATGTACGGCGCGGACGCCCTGTCGATGGACTCCTACGAAGGGGTTCTCGCGGACGCTGTCGTCTGCGATCCGCCTTTCAACGAAAGGGAATGGGGGTACGACGAACTCATCGGCGACCCGCGCTGGGTGTACGGCCAGCCGCCGCGCGGCGAGCCGGAACTGGCCTGGGTGCAGCACTGTCTCGCGCATGTGAAACCCGGCGGGCTCGTCGCGATCCGCATGCCCCCCGCCGCGGCCGGCCGTCGCACGGGGCGGAGGATTCGCGGGAACCTGTTGCGTGCCGGTGCTTTGCGCGCCGTGGTCACGGTCGGCGGCGCCGATCTCTGGTTGCTGCGGCGGCCGGAATCCGGGGAACGGCCACCGTCCCGGCTTCTTCTGACGACTGATCCGTCCACTGTGGAGGGATATCTGCGCGGTGCCGACGTACCTGGCACGGTCCGGATCATCGATCTGCTCGACGAGGAGATCGACCTTTCCCCGGTTCGCCATCAGGCGCGCGGTGAACACGCGGGCGAAGCCTTCCTTGAAGCCCTCAAGCGTTTCGAGGGTGTTCGGCCGGAACCGCCATCGCTGGTCGTGTCCGACGAGAAGCCCTCGTACGTCACGCTCGGGGAACTGCTGAAGTCCGGGGTGCTCACCGTGCCGGAATCGGTGGAAGAAGGCGACGTCGTCGCGTCGCCCGCCGTGCCCGCATATGTCCACAATGGAGAGACGTTCACAGCTGAGCCGACGATGTCGAAGTACCGCACCGATCCCGAACGGCTCGACGCCGCGTTCCTCGCCGGCTGTCTGCGCGCGGCCGGGCAGATCGCGCCGACCTCATCGACCAGGATCGACCTCAAACGCACCCGGATCCCGCGCCTGCCGATCGAGACGCAACGTGCGCACGGGGCGGCGTTCACCCGGCTCGCCGCCTTCGAGGACGCCCTGCGCGAGGCGGCGGAATCGGGCCTGGAGCTGGTGAGGCTAGGCTTGGCCGGGCTCACCGAAGGACAGCTCAAGCCGGAGAACTAG